The Gasterosteus aculeatus chromosome 17, fGasAcu3.hap1.1, whole genome shotgun sequence genome includes a window with the following:
- the LOC144382966 gene encoding uncharacterized protein LOC144382966 isoform X6, translated as MSEEDTERLIQHFSRLTVGPSLDKMEEILKTLIAGQQAQMQTNLALLEEQKKANLLRAEELQLQKQMADRNVRPINASNYLSKMGATDDVEAFLHAFEATATREAWPRDQWVGLLAPFLTGEALNAVRDLGPDQATDYDALKTEILSRNGITKFGMAQRFHNWTFQPDQPPRAQMHELVRITRKWLEPQRNTAPAVVEAVVVDRYLRALPYEAKRFLSQQALTTADLTVEAVEKYQATADMLRASRREPRSMALPQTETTRPKVTNPASSRAPGGARNPLGPKEIHQERETRQCHRCGGVGHLSWHCGTQADDPMPTAKSSSSSPAPRFASLIGLVDAPSDRPPTCPVTVNHQDVEALLDSGSRATLVRKDLIGPLGLTPGKVLPVSCVHGDTRDYPIVELTMTTTRGTILTEVGVVDSLPVPILIGRDFPAFHLLWRETQERLSRVPRKRRGRTHPDNIHVKPSELRSPACALAGMTGAQADTEAGPDTGEDNMAQESAPISSEEDIPGIDTLPPLTGQYGTAQLQDPTLTNALRNVQVLEGVVLGDRTNPTYPHFAVSRGLVYQVVKKNDDVHEQLLVPQSYRATVLHLAHTHPLGAHLGVEKTKERILQRFFWPGVHKEIENFCRSCPECQQVAPKPTYRNPLIPLPIIDTPFERIGLDIVGPLPKSARGHQYILVILDYATRYPEAIPLRKATARHIANELFLLSTSLGIPKEILTDQGTPFMSRVMKELCALLKIKQLRTSVYHPQTDGLVERFNKTLKSMLRKAVGEDGRNWDHLLPYLLFAVREVPQSSTGFSPFELLLSYRPRGLLDIAKEAWEEQPCQQRTLIEHVGAMRERMKAIYPMMREHMETTQRQQQASYNRSAQPREFKPGDKVLVLVPTVECKFLATWQGPYEVIERVGEVNYKVRQPGKRKREQIYHVNLLKKWHAREALFSCPTPTESKEPGREEVQVGPSLSPHQRQMARELVDRNRDVFSSLPGHTEVTQHEIRTVPGKTVNQRPYRVPEAHKGAIQEEVPLTPASKEKTAFATQEGLYQYTRLPFGLHGAPATFQRLMDRVLAPHKRAHSKPQEVQAGFQRDKLPGVHHWEGFGQAPGSQVAGHTGLATAHHQETGRARATATRMHSPDGTPSTPPTHRRGRRSRGGGCVMSREAWSWKGDTFTGDGSNYGSICWCPETQSIPLTPETHQGVTTRRPS; from the exons ATGTCAGAGGAGGACACCGAAAGATTGATTCAACACTTTTCTAGATTGACTGTAGGCCCCTCACTGGACAAAATGGAAGAAATATTGAAGACCCTTATTGCTGGCCAGCAAGCCCAGATGCAAACAAACTTGGCTCTCttggaagaacaaaagaaagccaACCTTCTGAGGGCGGAGGAATTACAACTGCAGAAACAGATGGCCGACCGGAATGTACGCCCAATAAATGCAAGTAACTATTTATCCAAGATGGGTGCCACGGATGACGTTGAGGCATTCCTGCATGCCTTTGAAGCCACGGCCACTAGGGAAGCCTGGCCCAGGGACCAGTGGGTTGGTCTGTTAGCCCCTTTTCTAACTGGGGAGGCACTGAATGCTGTTCGGGACTTGGGGCCTGACCAAGCGACGGACTATGATGCCCTGAAAACGGAGATCTTGAGCAGAAATGGAATTACCAAGTTTGGTATGGCCCAGCGCTTCCACAACTGGACCTTCCAACCCGACCAACCTCCTCGTGCACAGATGCACGAACTTGTACGGATCACGCGGAAGTGGCTGGAACCACAGAGGAATACGGCGCCTGCAGTAGTAGAGGCCGTGGTGGTGGATCGATACTTACGTGCCCTGCCTTATGAGGCAAAGCGGTTCCTCAGTCAACAGGCCCTGACCACGGCCGATCTAACCGTGGAAGCAGTGGAAAAGTATCAAGCCACAGCAGATATGCTTCGGGCCTCCAGAAGAGAACCCAGGAGCATGGCCCTACCACAGACTGAAACAACCCGTCCCAAGGTTACCAACCCAGCCTCTTCAAGAGCCCCAGGGGGAGCCAGAAACCCGCTGGGTCCCAAGGAAATACACCAGGAAAGGGAAACCAGACAGTGTCACCGGTGTGGGGGAGTGGGACACCTCTCCTGGCATTGTGGGACGCAGGCGGACGACCCTATGCCCACGGCTAAGTCATCCAGCTCATCACCCGCCCCCCGGTTTGCCTCGCTCATAGGACTTGTAGATGCCCCCTCAGATCGACCTCCCACCTGCCCGGTGACTGTGAATCACCAGGACGTGGAGGCCTTGCTAGATTCGGGTAGCCGAGCTACCCTGGTACGGAAGGACCTGATAGGACCACTTGGTTTGACCCCAGGGAAAGTCCTTCCCGTTTCCTGTGTCCAtggagacaccagagactacccCATCGTTGAACTCACGATGACCACTACCCGGGGGACCATACTCACGGAGGTGGGGGTGGTTGATTCCTTGCCCGTCCCCATCCTAATTGGACGAGACTTCCCAGCCTTCCACCTGCTGTGGAGGGAGACTCAGGAGCGGCTAAGCAGAGTACCTCGGAAGCGGAGAGGTAGGACTCATCCTGATAATATTCATGTGAAACCCTCAGAATTACGCTCTCCGGCCTGTGCTCTTGCAGGAATGACAGGTGCCCAGGCTGACACCGAGGCGGGTCCGGACACGGGAGAAGACAACATGGCTCAGGAAAGTGCGCCGATCTCGAGCGAGGAAGACATCCCGGGCATCGACACACTTCCCCCGCTCACAGGCCAGTACGGTACAGCCCAGTTACAGGATCCCACCTTGACAAATGCCCTGAGAAATGTGCAGGTGTTAGAGGGAGTAGTGCTAGGGGATCGGACAAACCCTACCTATCCACATTTTGCAGTAAGTCGGGGGTTAGTCTACCAGGTGGTAAAGAAAAATGATGACGTGCATGAACAGCTCCTCGTACCACAGTCCTATCGAGCCACCGTACTTCACTtagcacacacgcacccactAGGGGCCCACCTAGGGGTCGAGAAAACTAAAGAGAGAATCCTGCAACGCTTCTTTTGGCCCGGAGTACACAAAGAGATTGAGAATTTCTGTCGTAGTTGCCCAGAATGTCAGCAAGTGGCACCAAAGCCCacatacagaaatccgctcatcccATTACCAATTATCGACACTCCTTTTGAGAGGATTGGACTGGACATAGTAGGGCCCTTACCAAAAAGTGCCAGAGGGCATCAGTATATTTTGGTCATCCTGGACTATGCAACCCGATATCCTGAGGCCATCCCGCTGAGGAAGGCTACGGCCCGACACATCGCCAACgagctgtttctcctctcaacCAGTCTTGGAATCCCAAAGGAGATATTGACCGACCAAGGGACTCCGTTTATGTCCAGGGTGATGAAGGAACTCTGTGCGCTACTGAAGATCAAACAACTAAGAACCTCAGTCTACCACCCCCAGACGGATGGATTAGTAGAACGGTTTAACAAAACTCTAAAGTCCATGCTACGTAAGGCCGTTGGGGAAGATGGGCGCAACTGGGATCACCTGCTGCCGTACCTGCTGTTTGCGGTGAGAGAGGTGCCGCAGTCTTCTACTGGTTTTTCACCCTTTGAGCTCTTGCTTTCTTACAGACCCAGAGGACTGCTGGACATTGCGAAGGAGGCCTGGGAGGAGCAGCCATGCCAACAGCGGACCCTGATTGAGCATGTCGGGGCCATGAGGGAGAGAATGAAGGCCATCTATCCCATGATGCGGGAACACATGGAGACCACGCAACGGCAACAGCAAGCCTCCTACAACCGGTCGGCTCAACCCAGAGAGTTCAAGCCGGGTGACAAAGTGCTGGTCCTGGTGCCAACCGTGGAGTGTAAATTCCTGGCAACTTGGCAAGGACCATATGAGGTCATTGAACGGGTGGGAGAGGTCAATTACAAGGTAAGGCAACcgggaaaaagaaaacgtgaGCAAATTTATCATGTTAACCTCTTAAAGAAGTGGCACGCCAGGGAGGCGCTATTCAGTTGCCCAACACCCACGGAGTCCAAGGAACCAGGGCGAGAAGAGGTGCAGGTGGGTCCCAGCCTGTCCCCCCATCAACGGCAGATGGCTCGGGAACTAGTGGACCGTAACCgggatgttttctcctctcttcccggGCACACGGAAGTGACCCAGCACGAGATACGCACCGTGCCAGGCAAAACGGTGAACCAGCGCCCGTACCGGGTGCCGGAGGCTCATAAGGGGGCCATTCAGGAGGAG GTTCCCCTGACGCCGGCGTCTAAGGAGAAGACTGCCTTTGCGACACAGGAGGGGCTCTACCAGTATACCCGGCTCCCCTTTGGTCTCCACGGAGCACCGGCCACGTTCCAGCGATTGATGGATCGGGTCCTTGCTCCCCATAAGAG GGCTCACAGCAAACCCCAAGAAGTGCAGGCTGGCTTTCAGCGAGACAAACTACCTGGGGTACACCATTGGGAGGGGTTTGGTCAAGCCCCAGGAAGCCAAGTTGCGGGCCATACAGGACTGGCCACAGCCCATCACCAAGAAacag GGCGGGCAAGAGCCACAGCAACGCGGATGCACTCTCCAGACGGGACGCCTTCTACACCTCCTACACATCGACGAGGACGTCGGTCTCGAGGGGGGGGatgtgtgatgtcacgagaggcttggtcttggaagggagatacgttcaccggcgatggctctaactatggctccatctgctggtgccccgaaactcagagcattcccctcacacctgagacccatcagggtgtgacgacccggaggccttcataa
- the LOC144382966 gene encoding uncharacterized protein LOC144382966 isoform X4 yields the protein MSEEDTERLIQHFSRLTVGPSLDKMEEILKTLIAGQQAQMQTNLALLEEQKKANLLRAEELQLQKQMADRNVRPINASNYLSKMGATDDVEAFLHAFEATATREAWPRDQWVGLLAPFLTGEALNAVRDLGPDQATDYDALKTEILSRNGITKFGMAQRFHNWTFQPDQPPRAQMHELVRITRKWLEPQRNTAPAVVEAVVVDRYLRALPYEAKRFLSQQALTTADLTVEAVEKYQATADMLRASRREPRSMALPQTETTRPKVTNPASSRAPGGARNPLGPKEIHQERETRQCHRCGGVGHLSWHCGTQADDPMPTAKSSSSSPAPRFASLIGLVDAPSDRPPTCPVTVNHQDVEALLDSGSRATLVRKDLIGPLGLTPGKVLPVSCVHGDTRDYPIVELTMTTTRGTILTEVGVVDSLPVPILIGRDFPAFHLLWRETQERLSRVPRKRRGRTHPDNIHVKPSELRSPACALAGMTGAQADTEAGPDTGEDNMAQESAPISSEEDIPGIDTLPPLTGQYGTAQLQDPTLTNALRNVQVLEGVVLGDRTNPTYPHFAVSRGLVYQVVKKNDDVHEQLLVPQSYRATVLHLAHTHPLGAHLGVEKTKERILQRFFWPGVHKEIENFCRSCPECQQVAPKPTYRNPLIPLPIIDTPFERIGLDIVGPLPKSARGHQYILVILDYATRYPEAIPLRKATARHIANELFLLSTSLGIPKEILTDQGTPFMSRVMKELCALLKIKQLRTSVYHPQTDGLVERFNKTLKSMLRKAVGEDGRNWDHLLPYLLFAVREVPQSSTGFSPFELLLSYRPRGLLDIAKEAWEEQPCQQRTLIEHVGAMRERMKAIYPMMREHMETTQRQQQASYNRSAQPREFKPGDKVLVLVPTVECKFLATWQGPYEVIERVGEVNYKVRQPGKRKREQIYHVNLLKKWHAREALFSCPTPTESKEPGREEVQVGPSLSPHQRQMARELVDRNRDVFSSLPGHTEVTQHEIRTVPGKTVNQRPYRVPEAHKGAIQEEVRKMLELGVIEESQSAWASPIVLVPKPDGSIRFCNDFRKLNEVSEFDAYPMPRVDDLVDSLGCARFITTLDLTKGYWQVPLTPASKEKTAFATQEGLYQYTRLPFGLHGAPATFQRLMDRVLAPHKRAHSKPQEVQAGFQRDKLPGVHHWEGFGQAPGSQVAGHTGLATAHHQETGRARATATRMHSPDGTPSTPPTHRRGRRSRGGGCVMSREAWSWKGDTFTGDGSNYGSICWCPETQSIPLTPETHQGVTTRRPS from the exons ATGTCAGAGGAGGACACCGAAAGATTGATTCAACACTTTTCTAGATTGACTGTAGGCCCCTCACTGGACAAAATGGAAGAAATATTGAAGACCCTTATTGCTGGCCAGCAAGCCCAGATGCAAACAAACTTGGCTCTCttggaagaacaaaagaaagccaACCTTCTGAGGGCGGAGGAATTACAACTGCAGAAACAGATGGCCGACCGGAATGTACGCCCAATAAATGCAAGTAACTATTTATCCAAGATGGGTGCCACGGATGACGTTGAGGCATTCCTGCATGCCTTTGAAGCCACGGCCACTAGGGAAGCCTGGCCCAGGGACCAGTGGGTTGGTCTGTTAGCCCCTTTTCTAACTGGGGAGGCACTGAATGCTGTTCGGGACTTGGGGCCTGACCAAGCGACGGACTATGATGCCCTGAAAACGGAGATCTTGAGCAGAAATGGAATTACCAAGTTTGGTATGGCCCAGCGCTTCCACAACTGGACCTTCCAACCCGACCAACCTCCTCGTGCACAGATGCACGAACTTGTACGGATCACGCGGAAGTGGCTGGAACCACAGAGGAATACGGCGCCTGCAGTAGTAGAGGCCGTGGTGGTGGATCGATACTTACGTGCCCTGCCTTATGAGGCAAAGCGGTTCCTCAGTCAACAGGCCCTGACCACGGCCGATCTAACCGTGGAAGCAGTGGAAAAGTATCAAGCCACAGCAGATATGCTTCGGGCCTCCAGAAGAGAACCCAGGAGCATGGCCCTACCACAGACTGAAACAACCCGTCCCAAGGTTACCAACCCAGCCTCTTCAAGAGCCCCAGGGGGAGCCAGAAACCCGCTGGGTCCCAAGGAAATACACCAGGAAAGGGAAACCAGACAGTGTCACCGGTGTGGGGGAGTGGGACACCTCTCCTGGCATTGTGGGACGCAGGCGGACGACCCTATGCCCACGGCTAAGTCATCCAGCTCATCACCCGCCCCCCGGTTTGCCTCGCTCATAGGACTTGTAGATGCCCCCTCAGATCGACCTCCCACCTGCCCGGTGACTGTGAATCACCAGGACGTGGAGGCCTTGCTAGATTCGGGTAGCCGAGCTACCCTGGTACGGAAGGACCTGATAGGACCACTTGGTTTGACCCCAGGGAAAGTCCTTCCCGTTTCCTGTGTCCAtggagacaccagagactacccCATCGTTGAACTCACGATGACCACTACCCGGGGGACCATACTCACGGAGGTGGGGGTGGTTGATTCCTTGCCCGTCCCCATCCTAATTGGACGAGACTTCCCAGCCTTCCACCTGCTGTGGAGGGAGACTCAGGAGCGGCTAAGCAGAGTACCTCGGAAGCGGAGAGGTAGGACTCATCCTGATAATATTCATGTGAAACCCTCAGAATTACGCTCTCCGGCCTGTGCTCTTGCAGGAATGACAGGTGCCCAGGCTGACACCGAGGCGGGTCCGGACACGGGAGAAGACAACATGGCTCAGGAAAGTGCGCCGATCTCGAGCGAGGAAGACATCCCGGGCATCGACACACTTCCCCCGCTCACAGGCCAGTACGGTACAGCCCAGTTACAGGATCCCACCTTGACAAATGCCCTGAGAAATGTGCAGGTGTTAGAGGGAGTAGTGCTAGGGGATCGGACAAACCCTACCTATCCACATTTTGCAGTAAGTCGGGGGTTAGTCTACCAGGTGGTAAAGAAAAATGATGACGTGCATGAACAGCTCCTCGTACCACAGTCCTATCGAGCCACCGTACTTCACTtagcacacacgcacccactAGGGGCCCACCTAGGGGTCGAGAAAACTAAAGAGAGAATCCTGCAACGCTTCTTTTGGCCCGGAGTACACAAAGAGATTGAGAATTTCTGTCGTAGTTGCCCAGAATGTCAGCAAGTGGCACCAAAGCCCacatacagaaatccgctcatcccATTACCAATTATCGACACTCCTTTTGAGAGGATTGGACTGGACATAGTAGGGCCCTTACCAAAAAGTGCCAGAGGGCATCAGTATATTTTGGTCATCCTGGACTATGCAACCCGATATCCTGAGGCCATCCCGCTGAGGAAGGCTACGGCCCGACACATCGCCAACgagctgtttctcctctcaacCAGTCTTGGAATCCCAAAGGAGATATTGACCGACCAAGGGACTCCGTTTATGTCCAGGGTGATGAAGGAACTCTGTGCGCTACTGAAGATCAAACAACTAAGAACCTCAGTCTACCACCCCCAGACGGATGGATTAGTAGAACGGTTTAACAAAACTCTAAAGTCCATGCTACGTAAGGCCGTTGGGGAAGATGGGCGCAACTGGGATCACCTGCTGCCGTACCTGCTGTTTGCGGTGAGAGAGGTGCCGCAGTCTTCTACTGGTTTTTCACCCTTTGAGCTCTTGCTTTCTTACAGACCCAGAGGACTGCTGGACATTGCGAAGGAGGCCTGGGAGGAGCAGCCATGCCAACAGCGGACCCTGATTGAGCATGTCGGGGCCATGAGGGAGAGAATGAAGGCCATCTATCCCATGATGCGGGAACACATGGAGACCACGCAACGGCAACAGCAAGCCTCCTACAACCGGTCGGCTCAACCCAGAGAGTTCAAGCCGGGTGACAAAGTGCTGGTCCTGGTGCCAACCGTGGAGTGTAAATTCCTGGCAACTTGGCAAGGACCATATGAGGTCATTGAACGGGTGGGAGAGGTCAATTACAAGGTAAGGCAACcgggaaaaagaaaacgtgaGCAAATTTATCATGTTAACCTCTTAAAGAAGTGGCACGCCAGGGAGGCGCTATTCAGTTGCCCAACACCCACGGAGTCCAAGGAACCAGGGCGAGAAGAGGTGCAGGTGGGTCCCAGCCTGTCCCCCCATCAACGGCAGATGGCTCGGGAACTAGTGGACCGTAACCgggatgttttctcctctcttcccggGCACACGGAAGTGACCCAGCACGAGATACGCACCGTGCCAGGCAAAACGGTGAACCAGCGCCCGTACCGGGTGCCGGAGGCTCATAAGGGGGCCATTCAGGAGGAGGTAAGGAAGATGTTGGAGTTGGGAGTGATCGAGGAATCTCAAAGTGCCTGGGCAAGTCCCATTGTACTGGTTCCCAAACCGGACGGGTCAATACGGTTTTGCAACGATTTTCGGAAGTTGAATGAAGTATCTGAATTTGACGCATACCCAATGCCTCGTGTCGATGATCTGGTAGACTCCTTGGGATGTGCTCGCTTCATAACCACGCTTGACCTCACAAAAGGCTACTGGCAGGTTCCCCTGACGCCGGCGTCTAAGGAGAAGACTGCCTTTGCGACACAGGAGGGGCTCTACCAGTATACCCGGCTCCCCTTTGGTCTCCACGGAGCACCGGCCACGTTCCAGCGATTGATGGATCGGGTCCTTGCTCCCCATAAGAG GGCTCACAGCAAACCCCAAGAAGTGCAGGCTGGCTTTCAGCGAGACAAACTACCTGGGGTACACCATTGGGAGGGGTTTGGTCAAGCCCCAGGAAGCCAAGTTGCGGGCCATACAGGACTGGCCACAGCCCATCACCAAGAAacag GGCGGGCAAGAGCCACAGCAACGCGGATGCACTCTCCAGACGGGACGCCTTCTACACCTCCTACACATCGACGAGGACGTCGGTCTCGAGGGGGGGGatgtgtgatgtcacgagaggcttggtcttggaagggagatacgttcaccggcgatggctctaactatggctccatctgctggtgccccgaaactcagagcattcccctcacacctgagacccatcagggtgtgacgacccggaggccttcataa